CTGCAGGGCGCGGCCGATCCACAGAAGCGCCTCGGCCGCCACGGGCCAGCGGTCGAGCGGGGAATCCGCGGCCGCCTGCCGGTAGCGCTCCAGCGCCCATCCCGTGGCCGCGGTCAGGACCGACGCCCCCAGGAGCGTCGCCGCGAAGAGACGCCGCGGCGCGCGGCCGAACTGCTGCGTGTCGAGTCCGACGTCCGTGCGGGTGTAGCTTGCGCTCGTCTCGTCCATCCCTTTTCCATTGTACTCCGGCGGACCGGGGGAGTGAGAAATTTCCCGAACGGACCGCGATCAGCGCGCCATCGCCTCGAGCTTCTCCCGCGCCCGGCCGGAATCGAGCGTCTCCTGCGCCCTGGCCACGCCCTCCGCCCAGGAGGCCGCGCGGCCCCCGACGTAAAGTCCCGTGGCCGCCGTGAGCACCACGACGTGGCGCGCCGGCAGGCGCTCCCCCGCCAGGACCCGGCGCGTGAGGGCCAGCTCCTCCTCGAGCGTTCCGGCCGGAAGGTCCGCCGGCCGCGTCCGGGGCAGGCCCACGTCCTCCGGCCGGAAGACGCGCTCCGCGCCGCCCGGGACTTCCACCGCGCGGGTCACGCCGTGGAACGGCGCCTCGGGCTCGCCCTCGGAGCCCATGACGATCGCCGCCCGCTCAGCGCCGAGGGATTCCAGCGCCCCGCGGAACTTCTCGAAGTACGGCTGATGGGTGATGGCGATCAGGTGCCGGCGCGCGTCCGCCGGATCGAGAAGCCGCGCGACCACGTTGAAGACCGAGCGCACGCCGAGCTCCTTGCGCAGCTCCAGAAACTCCCAGAGGCGGGGGAAGTAATCGCGGATGTCGAGATACCCCAGGCCGTGGCGCTCGAGCGTTCCGGGGCCCGCCCCGAGCGCCCGCAGGAGATCGCCCGTCCCGAGCCGCCCGGGCGCCTCGTTGTAGGCGTGCAGGAGCACCGGCAGGCCGGAGGCGGCCAGGACCACGGCGGCGGCCGGGAGCGCGTGGAACGTCCGCGCCTTGCCCGCGTAGGCCGGGACGTCGAGCGTCCCGGGCGGCGCGGGAACGCGCGGCCGCCGCTCCCGCAGGACGCGCGCGAAGGCGGCCACTTCCACGGCCGTCTCGGACTTGGCGCGCAGCGCCAGAAGGAATCCGCCGATCTGAAGCGGCGTGGCCCGGCCGTCCAGGAGGAAGCGGAAGGCGAACTCCGCCTCCTCCGCCGAGAGATCCTCGGCGTGGTGGGGGCCCTTGCCGACCTTGTGGATGATCTCCTGGAACGTCATGCGCCCAGGCGCTCCCGAAGCGCGGCCGCCTCGGCGGGCCGGTCGCCCCGGACGCGGACGGCGAGCCTCCGCCGCGGATCGCCGCCTTCGCGCTCCAGCCGCGCCGCGCCGCCCCAGAGCGCGCCGAAGGCCTCCTCGAGGGAGGGCCGCAGGACCGCGAACGTTTCTTCGGTGTTCGGCGCCAGGAGCCGGTCGTTGGCGATGAAGAGCGCCTCGTCGCCGCGGAACCGGACCGCCCCTTCGAATTCGGGTTCCGCCTCGAGCCTGGCGCAGGCGTCGAGCGCCGCCCGGAGCGCCGCCCGGAGGCGCGCCGGGAGCGCTCCCTCCAGAGGCCGCTTGCGGTTGTAGAGAAGCCCGGCCGGGCCCTCCATCGAATCGAGGAAATAATCCGCCTCGAATCCGATGAGGACCACGCCGGGGCCGTCCGGAACATGGGCGTAGTCGGCCACGTCGATGAGGATTCCTTCCACGCGACGTTCCTGAATCCAGCGGTGGAAGAGGCGCAGGACCTCTTCGGGCCGGACGGAGGCGGGATCGCGCAGGAAGAACTTGATGGCGAACCGCTGAAGCTCGAGGGCGTCGGCGCTCATGCGTGTCCCTTTCCCGCCGCCTGAGCCATGCGGGTGCGGCAGGCGTGCGCGGCTTCGATGAAGAGTTGCGCCTCTTCGACCCGGCGGCGCGCCGCGTCCGGCGCCAGGGTTCCGGCCGGCTCCTCCACGGCCTGAAAGAGGTGCTGGGCGAATTTCCCTCCCACGAAGGGGTCGAAGAAGAGCTTGGTGTCGTAGAAGCGGGCGCGGAATTCCCGCACGACCTCGGCGGGATCCTCGGAGACCTCGGGGAGCTGGGAGGCCACCAGCTCCCGCGCTGCGCGGAGCATCGCCCGGAGGGCCGTCTCCGCCGCGCGCACGGGATCGCCCTTGTCGAGCGCCACCTGGGCCTCGAACGCCTCGCGCTCGGCGGCCGCCAGTCCGAAGTCCAGAGGCGTGACCACCTCGCCGGCGCACTCGCCCACGCCCATGTCGCTCACCGTGTAGGTGCGCGGATCGTGCCAGTCGCTGTAGAAGGACCGGTCCGCCTCGTAGGGCGGCACCTCCGCGAGATCCTCGATCAGGGCGCGGACCTGCGATTTCCCGATCCGCTGGACCCAGCCGGAGAAGCTCTCGCCCGCGGCGCGCTGGCGGAGGTACGCCTCCGCGAGCCGGTCCACCACCTCGGGGATGCGCTTGGAGGGGATGGCGATGAGGGCCAGGCCGTAGGCGGAGGCGTTTTCCTGCCGCCGGGCGCCCACGAGCACCTGGAAATGGGGCACGGTGTAGTTGCCTTTCTTGCGGCTGACGCCGTAAAAGCCCAGGTCGGCCACGTGGTGCTGGCCGCAGGAATTGAAGCAGCCGCTCACCTTGAT
The nucleotide sequence above comes from Planctomycetota bacterium. Encoded proteins:
- a CDS encoding anthranilate phosphoribosyltransferase → MTFQEIIHKVGKGPHHAEDLSAEEAEFAFRFLLDGRATPLQIGGFLLALRAKSETAVEVAAFARVLRERRPRVPAPPGTLDVPAYAGKARTFHALPAAAVVLAASGLPVLLHAYNEAPGRLGTGDLLRALGAGPGTLERHGLGYLDIRDYFPRLWEFLELRKELGVRSVFNVVARLLDPADARRHLIAITHQPYFEKFRGALESLGAERAAIVMGSEGEPEAPFHGVTRAVEVPGGAERVFRPEDVGLPRTRPADLPAGTLEEELALTRRVLAGERLPARHVVVLTAATGLYVGGRAASWAEGVARAQETLDSGRAREKLEAMAR